TTGGGTGCACCCGGTGCGGGCAAGGGCACTCAAGCAACCTTCATCAAGGAAAAATTCGGCATTCCGCAAATTTCCACCGGCGACATGCTGCGCGCCGCCGTCAAGGCCGGCACGCCGCTCGGTCTCGAAGCCAAGCGTTTCATGGATGCAGGTGAACTGGTTACGGACGAGCTGATCATCAACCTGGTGAAGGAACGTCTGCAGCAGGCGGACTGCGCGAACGGCTATCTGTTCGACGGCTTTCCGCGCACCATTCCGCAGGCCGAAGCGATGAAGCAGGCCGGCGTCGCGATCGACTACGTGCTGGAAATCGACGTGCCGTTCGACGAGATCATCGTGCGTATGAGCGGCCGCCGCTCGCACGCCGCATCGGGCCGCACGTATCACGTCAAGTTCAATCCGCCGAAGGTCGAAGGCGTGGACGACGTGACCGGCGAACCGCTGATCCAGCGCGACGACGACAAGGAAGAAACGGTCAAGAAGCGTCTGGAAGTGTACGAGGCGCAAACCAAGCCGCTGATCGAGTACTACACGAACTGGGCGAACAACGGCGATGCGTCGAGCACGCTGCAGGCGCCGCAATATCGCCGCATTTCGGGCCTCGGCGGCGTCGACGAAATTCGCACCCGCGCGTTCGACGCGCTGAAGTAAGCGCCCTCGCCTTTCGCGAATGCAATCGAAAACCCGCCCTTGCCGGCGGGTTTTTTCTTATGCGGCATGCGTTTAGCGCAAGGCCACTTCGGGTTGGCGGCGCGGAATTTAATTAGCCATCCGTATCTATTCGATCCTGGCTGGCGATCTGTCCGGCGACGCCGCCGCTTCGCTTTCCGCGCTGCAGCATAGCCGTTACAATCGACCATCGAAAAGATATTCGATCCAGACACAACTGAACATACCGTAGCAAAGGAGAAGACATGGAGATTCGTGACAACGTATTCCTGATCACCGGCGGCGCATCGGGACTCGGCGCGGCGACCGCGCGCCTGTTCGTCGAGAACGGCGGCAAGGTGGTGCTCGCCGACCTGAACCAGGCTGCGGGCGAAGCGCTCGCGCAGGAACTCGGCGGCGTGTTCGTGAAGTGCGACGTGAGCCGCGAAGACGACGCAACGCAAGCCGTGGAAGCGGCAACCAGGCTCGGCACGCTGCGCGGCCTCGTCAACTGCGCGGGCGTCGCGCCGGCCGTGAAGACCGTCGGCAAGGACGGCCCGCATCCGCTCGACGCCTTCGCGCGCACCATCTCGATCAACCTGATCGGCACGTTCAACATGGTCCGGCTCGCGGCCGCGGCCATGGCGAAGAACGAGCCGAACGCGCACGGCGAGCGCGGCGTGATCGTCAACACGGCGTCGGTGGCTGCATTCGACGGTCAGATCGGCCAGGCGGCGTATGCGGCATCGAAGGCCGGCGTGGCCGGCATGACGCTGCCGATCGCCCGCGATCTGTCACGCAACGCGATCCGCGTGATGACGATCGCGCCGGGCATTTTCGAAACGCCGATGCTGCTCGGCATGCCGCAGGAAGTGCAGGACGCGCTCGGTGCGATGGTGCCGTTCCCGCCGCGCCTGGGCAAACCGGTCGAATATGCGATGCTGGCCAAGCAGATTTTCGACAATCCGATGCTGAACGGCGAAGTGATCCGTCTGGACGGCGCGATCCGCATGCAGCCGAAGTGACGGGCGCCGTCGCGTGATGGATCGATCACGCGCGGCAGTGTGCCGTTTGATGTAAGCGGCGCGCTGCCGGATGCAAAAACGCCTGAGTATGAATCGCGACCGATTCATACTCAGGCGTTTTTGTTGGCTTCAGCAAGACGTGCCAGGCGTGAAAAACTAATCGCCGTCGTTATGCTGGGTCCGTTGCCGCAACTCGTGCAACTGCGATTCCACCACCGTCGCATCCTCGGCATCCGGACAGTCGCCCAGATAACGTTCGAGATCTTCCAGCGCGGGCCGCAGATAGTCGAGCCGCGCATACGCGAAACCGCGATCGCGCACCTCCTCGATACTGCCCGGCAACAGGATCACCAGCCGCTCCTGCACCGCCAGCAAACGCTGCCAGCGTTCGGTCTGAAGATACGTGGACTTCAGATTACGCAGCATCCGCGCGATGATCTCGCGCCGCGTGGCCGGCTGCAGCAGCACACGCAGCGTCCGGCTCACCGAGCCGCCCGCCGACGCCACGAACGGCTCCAGCATATCCACCATCTGCGATTCGGAAAGCGAATGCCCATTGGTCGGATCGAGCATCACGTCGCCGTCCGGCGTGGTCACGCGCAACAGGAAATGTCCGGGAAACGACACGCCACGCGCTGGGATACCGATCTGCTCGGCCATCTCCAGATACAGCACCGCGAGCGAAATCGGAATGCCGCGACGGCGCTTCAGCACCGCGTTCAGATGGCTGTTGTCGGGATCGTAGTAATCGTTGAGATTGCTGGCGAAGCCCAGCTCGCGAAAGAAGAACCGGTTCAGGATGCCAACCTTCTGACGGATGTCGGCGTCTTCCGGCATGCGACGCTGCAAGCGCAGCACCAGTTCGTCGATTTCGGCCAGCGTACCTTGCAGGTCGAGATCGGGATAAGCGTCCTGCGCGATCGACAGCGCCGCCTCGGTCAGCGGCAGACTTTCGTCTTCGGCAACGAGCGTGCTGAAATAGTCGAGAACTCGCGTCATCGTGATCATTTCACTCGTCGTTTGAAATACGCGTACTTGAAGCCCATCAGCCAAAGCATACCGAAATATAGCGCGGCGAACAGCACGAGGCACGCGCCGAGCAGCACCATCCGGTCCACCGGCCGGTTATGCATGCCGATCCAGTCGAAGCTGATGGCCAGCCAGTGCATCGCACCCGCCAGCACGAGGCAGGCGCCCAGCAACTGCACGAAGAATTTGAGCCAGCCGTTCGACGGCATGTAGATGCCGCGCTTGCGCAGCCCGAGAAACAGCAGCAACGCGTTGCCGCACGCGCCCAGGCCGACGCTCAGCGTGAGGCCGGCATGCGCGAAGATCGGCACGAACACGTAGTTGCTGAGCTGCGTCAGCACCAGCACGACCACGCCGATCTTCACCGGCGTCTTGATGTCCTGCTTCGCGTAGAAACCGGGCGCGAGGATCTTGATCAGAATCAGGCCGATCAGGCCGACACCGTACGCGGCCAGCGCGCGGCTCACCATCACGACGGAATTGCCGTCGAACTTGCCGTAGTGAAACAGCACGGCGGTCAGCGGTTCGGCGAAGAAAAACAGCGCGATCGCGCTCGGCGCGGCAAGCAGGAAGGTGACGCGCAGCCCCCAGTCGAGCAGCGACGAATACTCGTGCGGATCGGCATCGACGTGCGCCTTCGACAGGCTCGGCAGCAGGATCGTGCCGAGCGCGACGCCCAGCAGCGCGGTCGGGAACTCCATCAACCGGTCGGCGTAGTTGATCCACGAGACGGCGCCGGGACCGATGCGCGACGCGATGTTGGTGTTGATGATCAGACTGATCTGCGCGACCGACACCGCGAACATGGCCGGCACCATCTTCGCGAGCACGCGCTTCACGCCGCGATGCGCGAGCGCCTTCAGCGGATTCAGCCCGATGCGCGGGATCATGTCGATCTTCTTCAGCCCCGGCAGTTGCACGATGAACTGCAACACCCCGCCGACGATCACCGCCCACGCGAGCGCATACACCGGCGTTTGCAGACGCGGCGCGACGAACACGGCCGCGCCGATGAACGCGACGTTCAGCAGCACCGGCGCGAACGCGGGCAACGAGAAGTTCTTGTACGTATTCAGCACGCCCGACGCCAGCGACGTCAGCGAGATGAAAATGATGTACGGGAACATGATGCGGGTCATGGTGACCGCGAGCGCATACGCCTGGCCTTCGTGCGCGAGGCCCGACGCGACCACGAACACCACGCCGGACGCGAACAGCACGCCGAGCAGCGACATGATCGCCAGTGCCCACGCGAGCACGGTGGAGGTCGCGTCGACCAGCGCCTTGGTGGCGTCGTGCCCCTGGCTGTTCTTGAACTCCGCGAGGATCGGCACGAAGGCCTGTGAGAACGCACCTTCGGCCGAGATGCGGCGCAACAGGTTCGGAATGCGGAAGGCGACGTAGAACGCGTCAGTGTATTGACTGGCACCGAAAGCGCGTGCGATCAGCGTTTCGCGGGCCAGTCCGGTCACGCGCGACAGCAGCGTGAAGCCGCTGACCGTCAGCAGGGCTCGGAATAGATTCATGGGGCGCTTATTATACGGGTGCCGCGAGGGCGGACGACGAGCCGGAATGCGCATCGGACCGGGAATCGGACAGCGCATCGGACAAATTCGCCGCGCAGACGTTCGATCCAATGTTTGCACTGCGCCGGCCGGGCGGCACGCACCGATACATTCCCCGTTGCCACGTGCCTGATTTTGTTGCTATAATCGCCGGTTTCGAAGCTCGCCTCACTTTCGGACGGGGCTCAGATCGGCTTCACGCAGCGCCAAGCGTGACATCAAGTAACATCGAGCCGGTCGCCGAGACCACCGGAAATCGTCGGGAACGCTCCCGATTTCTCCGATATGCGCCGAAACACAGGCCCGCCTTCGCGTAATACCGATCGATTTTTTCGACACCTTTGCGCTCCTGGGCAATCGCTTCCAGGGGTTCGGATTAAAAGCAGCGCCTCTCCACTTGAAGGTCAGGCACTGGAAACAGGAACAGGATAAGGAACCGTCATGGCTAACTCCGCACAAGCACGCAAGCGCGCCCGCCAGGCCGCCAAGGCAAACTCGCACAACTCGGCACTGCGCTCGAAGTTCCGCACGGCTATCAAGGCTGTCCGCAAGGCGATCGACGCCGGCGACAAGGCTAAGGCCGCTGAAATCTTCTTGGCATCGTCGAAGACCATCGACATCATCGCCGACAAGAAAATCGTTCACAAGAACAAGGCTGCTCGCCATAAGAGCCGTCTCGCTGCAGCCATCAAGGGTCTGCAAGCGCCCGCAGCGCAGTAATTCCGGTCAGCCCGCTTCGGTGGGCTACCTCCTGTTTCCGCTGCACAAGAAGGCCCGCTTTGGCGGGCTTTTTTGCTTGATGAACGCGTCAGCATCGCCAGCATCAACAGCCGGTCGCACGCCTCGATGCGTGAATCCGACCACCCGATCACCGGTCGCGTGATATCGGGCACAAAAAAACCCGCCGCTGGCGGGTTTTTGTTTTTTCGGTCCGGCCCGGCTTCGGCCGGCCAGCTCACGACCTGCTAGATGATGTGCCGTTTTTCCAGCGGCGCCGCGTGTTCGAGTTGCAACTCGCACGCTTCGGTCACCACGAGGTCGTTGTCCTTCGCGAAGTTAAGCACGAAATCGAAAGCCATCGGCTCGATGTCCCGCAAACGCGAATCGAGAATCACGCACTTCAGGTCGCCGATCATGGTGGGCCGCACGTACAGCGAATACTGCATGTAGGCGTTCGGCCCCTTTTTAGCGCCAGGTCCGAAGCAGGCCATCACGCCCGCGAGCCGCTCCGACCAGTCGCTCGGTCGGAACCGCTTTCCCTTCGACGTGATGCCCTGAATGAAATATTCGGTTGGAGCTTCTTCGGCCATGTAGGAATACCTGTGTAACTGCCCAGCGGGATGACGGCGAAACGAACGGCGCGAGATGCGCAAGCTTGCCACGACACCGAGGTGCGCCACGACGACCTGCGAGGGGGCGGCCGAACCGCCCCGGCAGCTGTCACGAGCACGCGCCGCATGCATGCCATCCATGCGAAGGCGCGCCGCGCGGACCGCGCAAACCGTGTCCGACGCGCGAAATACGGCCTTGCTGGGCTTTGGGATAACCGCAAGATTATAGCGCAGCGGACCTTTTTCCGCAGCGCACACAAGACTAGTCTGATGCCTGTGCGCGTCTTTCAGACAGCTTGCCCGCCGCCCGGCCGCGCCGTGGCTGGCCATTCGGCCGACTCGTCAAACGGGGCGAAATCCTTTATGCTGCATTGAGTTACCACAAACGACGGCGGCGCCGTCCGGCAATCCTGCCGGGTGAGACCGCCGTATTTGTTTCATGACCGCCAAGAAAATTCGCCACTATCTGCAGTTCAAGGATTTCTCGCTGGACGACTACGAGTACGTGCTCGAACGCGCGCGCATTCTGAAGCGCAAATTCAAGAGCTACGAGACGTACCATCCGCTGCACGACCGCACGCTGGCCATGATCTTCGAGAAGAATTCCACGCGTACGCGTCTTTCTTTCGAAGCCGGCATTTTCCAGCTCGGCGGTCACGCGGTGTTCATGAGCACACGCGACACCCAGCTGGGTCGCGGCGAACCGATCGAAGACGCGGCGCAGGTCATCTCGCGCATGGTCGACATCATCATGATCCGTACGTTCGGCCAGGACATCATCCAGCGCTTCGCAGAAAATTCACGCGTGCCGGTGATCAACGGGCTGACCAACGAATACCATCCTTGCCAGGTGCTGGCGGACATCTTCACGTATTTCGAGCATCGCGGTCCGATTCGCGGCAAGACGGTCGCGTGGGTCGGCGACGCCAACAACATGTTGTACACGTGGATCGAAGCCGCGCAGATTCTCGGCTTCAAACTGCGTCTGTCCACGCCGCCGGGCTACAAGCTGGATCGCGCGATGGTCGCCGCCGAAAGCGCGCCGTTCTACGAAGAGTTCGACGATCCGAACGAGGCCTGCGCAGGCGCCGACCTCGTCACGACCGACGTCTGGACCAGCATGGGCTTCGAGGCCGAAAACGAAGCGCGCAAGAAAGCCTTCGCCGACTGGTGCGTGGACGCCGACATGATGGCGCGCGCCAACGCAGACGCGTTGTTCATGCACTGCCTGCCCGCCCACCGCGGCGAGGAAGTCAGCGCGGAAGTGATCGACGGCCCGCAAAGCGTGGTGTGGGACGAAGCGGAAAATCGTCTGCACGTGCAGAAGGCATTGATGGAATACCTGCTGCTCGGCAAACTCAATCATTGAGCCGGCCGCGCGTTTAGCAACATCCAGCAGCATCTCGAGCATTGTCTGCGTGAAGCGCGACGGGGCCTTGAATACGAGGCAAGGTCACCAGGTCACCGCCACGCATCCGGCCGTCGACGGGTCCGCACAACGGACCCGGTCCTGTCGCCCTCTCTGCCCGACAACGCGGGCAGCCAGCGGTTGAGAATCGAGCCGGAAGTCGGCCCCAAATCGGCCTGGAACCGGACTCGCTCCGGTTTAGTGTCAAAATAGTGCTTTTTCCGCGCTTCGGACCCGCCGGTGCGCGTTGTTTTCCCGCTTTTTCCAGCTACGAGTTCACCATGAGCGATATCAAGAAAGTCGTGCTCGCCTATTCGGGCGGCCTCGACACCTCCGTCATCCTGAAGTGGTTGCAGGACAACTACGACGCCGAAGTCGTCACGTTCACGGCCGATATCGGCCAGGGCGAAGAGCTGGAGCCGGCGCGCAAGAAAGCCCTGCAGCTCGGCATCAAGCAGGAAAACATCTTCATCGAAGATCTGCGCGAGGAATTCGTGCGCGACTTCGTGTTCCCGATGTTCCGCGCCAACACGATCTACGAAGGCGAGTACCTGCTGGGCACGTCGATCGCGCGTCCGCTGATCGCGAAGCGTCAGATCGAAATCGCGCGTGCCAGCGGTGCGCAGGCGGTGTCGCACGGCGCAACCGGCAAGGGCAACGACCAGGTGCGCTTCGAACTCGGCTACTACGCGCTCGAACCCGGCATCAAGGTGATCGCACCGTGGCGCGAATGGGATCTGCTGTCGCGCGAAAAGCTGCTCGCGTACGCGGAAAAGGCCGGCATTCCAATCGAAATGAAGCACAAGCAAGGCGGCGCGCCGTATTCGATGGACGCGAACCTGCTGCACATCTCGTTCGAAGGCCGTCATCTGGAAGACCCGAAGGCGGAAGCCGAAGCGGATATGTGGCGCTGGACCGTGTCGCCGGAACAGGCGCCGGACGCCGCCGAATACCTCGACATCGAGTACGAGCACGGCGACCCGGTCGCAATCAACGGCAAGCGCCTGTCGGCCGCCGAAATGCTGACCGAGCTGAACCGTCTGGGCGGCAAGCACGGCATCGGCCGTCTGGATCTGGTGGAAAACCGCTACGTCGGCATGAAGTCGCGCGGCTGCTATGAAACGCCGGGCGGCACGATCATGCTGAAGGCGCACCGCGGCATCGAGTCGATCACGCTCGACCGCGAAGTCGCGCACTTGAAGGACGATCTGATGGCGCGTTACGCGTCGCTGATTTATAACGGCTACTGGTGGAGCCCGGAGCGCCGTGCGATCCAGGTGCTGATCGACCATACGCAGGAAAAGGTCAACGGCTGGGTGCGTGTGAAGCTGTACAAGGGCAGCGTGTCGGTCGTCGCGCGCGATTCGAAGGAAACGCTGTTCGACAAGACCATCGCAACGTTCGACGACGATGGCGGCGCGTACAACCAGGCTGACGCTGGCGGCTTTATCAAGCTGAACGCGCTGCGTATGCGGATCGCGGAAAATGCGCGCCGTCAGCGCGATTGATAGCGATAGAAATGTGCCCTTAGCCTATAGCTGACGGGCAGAAGCAAAAAAGCGCCGGGAGAAAAATCTCCCGGCGCTTTTTTTGCGTCATCGTTTTGTTGGCATCCATCCGCCACCCATCACAGGCAAACCGGCTCGGCCTCCAGCTCCACGCCGAACCGCTCGAACACATCCCGCTGCACCGCTTTGGCGAGCGCCAGGATGTCGGCCCCGCTCGCGCCGCCGCGGTTCACCAGCACCAGCGCCTGCCGCTCATGCACGGCGGCCGCACCCATCGCCCGGCCCTTCCAGCCGCAGCGGTCGATCAACCAGCCGGCTGCGAGCTTCACGCGACCGTCCGCCTGCGGATACGACACCACCTCCGGCTCCATGCGCTTCAGCGCCTCGAACTGCGCGGCATCCACCACCGGATTCTTGAAGAAACTGCCGGCATTGCCCAGTTCCAGCGGATCGGGCAGTTTCGCGCGACGCACGGCCACGACCGCGTCGAACACGGCCTGCGCGGATGGCGCGGCATCGCCGCCATGACCATCCGCGGCCAACGCCCGCGCCAGATCCGCGTATCCCGCGCGCGGCTGCCAGGCCTTCGGCAAACGGAAGGTCACCGACGTGATCACGAAGCGGTCGCGCCCTTCCCGCTTGAAGAAACTGTCGCGATAGCCAAAGCCGCACGCCTGCGCGTCGAGTTCGACGACCTCGCCCGTCGCAAGCTCGACCGCCCGCAGCGACGCGAACCGCTCGCCCATTTCCAGGCCGTAAGCGCCGATGTTCTGGATCGGCGCCGCACCGACCGTCCCCGGGATCAGCGCGAGATTCTCGAGACCGGGCATGCCGTGCGCCAACGTCCACGCGACGAACTCATGCCAGGATTCGCCGCCGCCCGCCTCGACGTACCACGCGTTCTCGTCCTCGCGCACCACGCGGCGGCCGCGCAACGCGATCAGCACGACCAGTCCGTCGAAGTCGCCGGTCAACACGACGTTGCTGCCGCCGCCCAGCACGAGACGCGGCAACCCGGCCACGCGCGGATCGCGCACGGCGGCCAGCAATTGCGCCTCGTGTTCGATCCGGCACGCGAAACGCGCGCGGACGTCGAAGCCGAAGGTGTTGTGCGCCTTCAGCGGGTAGTCCGCCATGAACGCGGGAGAATCGGAGTGATGCATGGGAATCGGCACGAAATAGGCAGGGTGAATCGACGGACAAAAAGTCGAATGGAACGACGACGAAGCTAAACGGAAGCAACAACGAAGCGGTAACCCGGCCACAATGAAACGACATCGGCCCCGGCTCACGCGACAATCGCAATGCACGGCAGCCTTGGGCAAAAGGGAACGGCGTCGGTAAAATGACGTCCGGTCCGTGATTATAGCGAGTGCCCCGTGAGCAGCCGACCGGCCGCGTCACGCACCGCAGCACTATTGGGAGAATGCAATGCCATCGTTTGACGTCGTCTGCGAAGCGAACATGATTGAAGTCAAGAACGCGATCGAGCAGTCCAACAAGGAAATCTCAACCCGCTTCGACTTCAAGGGGTCGGACGCGCGCGTCGAGCACAAGGAAAGCGAAATCACCGCCTATGCGGACGATGAGTTCAAGCTCGGCCAGGTGAAGGACGTGCTGCTGTCGAAAATGGCCAAGCGCAACGTGGACGTGCGCTTCCTCGACTACGGCAAGATCGAGAAGATCGGCGGCGACAAGGTCAAGCAGGTCATCAAGATCAAGAAGGGCGTGTCCGGCGACCTGTCGAAGAAAATCGTGCGCCTCGTGAAGGACAGCAAGATCAAGGTCCAGGCGAGCATTCAGGGCGACGCGGTGCGTATCACCGGCGGCAAGCGCGACGACCTGCAAAGCGTGATCGCGATGCTGCGCAAGGACGTGACCGACACGCCGCTCGACTTCAACAACTTCCGCGATTAAGCGTCACGCGCATGGGTGAGCGCGGCGCTCCGCGTCACCCCGCGCGCTTCGTGAATCGATGCATGGATCGCTTTACAGCCGGCTTTATGGCCCGCTTTACAGCCCGCTTTCCAGCCCGCCTCAAAGCCCGCTTTACAGATCGTTCCCCGCCGCCGGGCTCCCGCCGCCCGCCGCCTTCTTCTTGTCGCCGATCCGGCTTTCCTGCCCGCGCATCAGCTTGCTGATGTTGCCGCGATGGCGCCACACCAGCAGCGTGCTCATCACCACGATCGACAGCGCGATGATGTGCGGCCCGAACAGAAAGCCGTCGAACAACGGCGCGAACACCGCCGCGGCAAGCGCCGCCAGCGACGAGTAACGCGTGAAGAACGCGACGATCAGCCAGGTCAGCAGGGTCGCGCCGCCAAGAACCGGATTGATCGCGAGCAGCACGCCCGCCGCGGTCGCCACGCCCTTGCCGCCCTTGAAGCGGAAGAACACCGGATACAGGTGGCCGAGAAACACCGCGATCGCCGCGATCGCCACCGACGTATCGTCGAGCCCGAACCGCGCGCCGAAGTGCACGACGCACCACACCGGCAGCCAGCCCTTGAAAGCGTCGCCGATCAGCGTGAGAATCGCGGCCTTCTTGCTGCCGCTGCGCAGCACGTTGGTGGCGCCCGGATTGCCCGAGCCGTACGAGCGCGGGTCGTCGAGACCCATCGCGGCGCTGACGATCACGGCGAACGACAGCGAGCCGATCAGGTAGGCAACGACAGCAACGATCAGGTTTTGCATCAAGGGACTCTTATAAGGATCGGCGGTCTGAAACTCGATACCCCAGCCGCAACAGGGCACACAAAACATCACCACGCAGCGCGATGCGCGATGGAACGCACGCGCCGCGGCAAAGCGGCGCACATTCTACCGAACCCGGCCGCCCGGAAAACATTCAGACAAACGTCAATCGACGCTCGCGCATTGCACCGGCTTCGCCGTCAGCAGACCGGTCAGCACCTGCGGGTCGATGCTGACCAGAAATCCGCGCCGGCCGCCGTTCAGCCAGATCCGCTCCATCTCCAGAATGCTCGACTCGACGTACACCGGCATGGCCTTGCGCGTACCGAACGGCGATGTGCCGCCGATCAGATAACCGGAATGCCGGTTCGCCACCTCGGGCTTGCACGGCTCGACGCGTTTCGCGCCGATCTGCCGCGCGAGGTTCTTGGTGCTGACGGTGCGGTCGCCGTGCATCAGCACGATCAGCGGCTTCGCGTGTTCGTCTTCCATCACCAGCGTCTTCACGACATGATGCTCGTCCACGCCGAGCTGGCGCGCCGATTCCGCCGTGCCGCCGTGCTCGACGTAGTCGTAAGGATGTTCACCGAACGCGACGCCGTGACGGCGCAGAAACTGGGTGGCCGGCGTTTCGGAAACGTGTCTGGATTTGCTCATCGGCGCATTGTAATGGCGAGTTTGCACAACGGCTATTTGCCGAACGGCCAATTGTGCGGGCCCGGCGATTGTGGCACGATCGTTCGGAAATTTTCGAACGAACCTGGCGCCCGGCACCGGATCGTTAAATGGAGACAGCGTTGAACGTCAATTCATCCACCGCGGCCCCGCTCGATATTTCCGCGTTGCTCGCCGCGCTGCCCACGCGCATCAGCGAGATCCCGGCGCGCGCCGCCGCGCGCGATCCCGCGCACGTCGCGTTGATCGAAGACGCACGCCGCCTCACCAACGCGCAGTTGCTGGAAGCCGTCGAGGCCGCCGCCGCGCTGTTGCGCGAATGGGGCGTGCGCGGCGGCGATCGCGTGATGATCGTCGCGGAGAACAGCGTCGCGCAGATCGTGCTGTTGTTCGCGACGGCGAAGCTCGACGCGTGGGCGCTGGTGTCGAACGCGCGACTGTCGGCGGCGGAACTCGATTCGATCCGCGCGCATGCGCAACCGCGCGTGGTCGCATACGGCGTGGAAAGCTCGACGGACGCGCAGCAGCATGCCGCGCGTCACCAGGCGAGCGCCGCGCCGACGCTGACGCCCGACATCGGCGCGTGGTCGTACACGATCGACGGCAGCGTGCAGGCCGAACCGGTCGAAGCCGCCAACGCGCGTCAATGCGCGGCGCTGATCTACACCACCGGCACGACCGGCGCGCCGAAAGGCGTGATGCTGTCGCATCGCAATCTGGCGTTCATCGCCGCGATGTCGAGCGGTCTGCGCCGGGTCGGTCCGGACGACGTGGTCTACGCGGTGCTGCCTATTTCGCACGTGTACGGTTTCGCGTCGGTGTGCCTCGGCAGCCTTTACGCGGGCGCTACCTTGCGGCTCGCGCCGCGTTTCGTGCCGGAAGCCGTGCGCCGCGCGCTCGCCGGCGAACGCGTGTCGATCTTTCAGGGCGTGCCGGCCATGCATGCGAAGCTGCTCGAACATCTGCATACGCAGGGGCACGCGTGGTCCGCGCCGTCGCTGCGCTTCGCCTACTCGGGCGGCTCGCCGCTCGACGCCGCGTTGAAAGCGCAGGTCGAAGCCGCCTACGGTTTGCCGCTGCACAACGGCTACGGCATGACCGAAAGCAGCCCGACCGTTTCGCAGACCATGCTCGACCGGCCGCGCGGCGACTGCTCGGTCGGCGAGGTCATTCCGGGCGTCGAGGTGCGCTTCGTCGGACTCGATGGCGCCGAAGCCGCGCCGGGCGAGATCGGCGAGCTGTGGGTGCGCGGGCCGAACGTGATGCTCGGCTATTACCGCAACCCGGAACAGACGCGCGCCGCCGTCACCGCCGACGGCTGGCTGAAGACCGGCGATCTCGCGCGGCAGGAAGCGGACGGTGCATTACACATCGTCGGGCGCAGCAAGGAGTTGATCATCCGGTCCGGCTTCAACGTGTATCCGGCCGAAGTCGAGCATGTGCTGAACGCGCATCCGCAGGTCGTGCAGTCGGCGGTGATCGGCCGCGCGGTGGAAGGCAACGAGGAAGTGATCGCCTTCGTCGAATTGCTGACGGGTGCAACGGTGACGCCGGCGGAATTGATCGCGTGGTGCGGCGAGCGTCTCGCGCCGTACAAGCG
The sequence above is a segment of the Paraburkholderia sp. D15 genome. Coding sequences within it:
- the adk gene encoding adenylate kinase — its product is MRLILLGAPGAGKGTQATFIKEKFGIPQISTGDMLRAAVKAGTPLGLEAKRFMDAGELVTDELIINLVKERLQQADCANGYLFDGFPRTIPQAEAMKQAGVAIDYVLEIDVPFDEIIVRMSGRRSHAASGRTYHVKFNPPKVEGVDDVTGEPLIQRDDDKEETVKKRLEVYEAQTKPLIEYYTNWANNGDASSTLQAPQYRRISGLGGVDEIRTRAFDALK
- a CDS encoding 3-hydroxyacyl-CoA dehydrogenase codes for the protein MEIRDNVFLITGGASGLGAATARLFVENGGKVVLADLNQAAGEALAQELGGVFVKCDVSREDDATQAVEAATRLGTLRGLVNCAGVAPAVKTVGKDGPHPLDAFARTISINLIGTFNMVRLAAAAMAKNEPNAHGERGVIVNTASVAAFDGQIGQAAYAASKAGVAGMTLPIARDLSRNAIRVMTIAPGIFETPMLLGMPQEVQDALGAMVPFPPRLGKPVEYAMLAKQIFDNPMLNGEVIRLDGAIRMQPK
- a CDS encoding SirB1 family protein; its protein translation is MTRVLDYFSTLVAEDESLPLTEAALSIAQDAYPDLDLQGTLAEIDELVLRLQRRMPEDADIRQKVGILNRFFFRELGFASNLNDYYDPDNSHLNAVLKRRRGIPISLAVLYLEMAEQIGIPARGVSFPGHFLLRVTTPDGDVMLDPTNGHSLSESQMVDMLEPFVASAGGSVSRTLRVLLQPATRREIIARMLRNLKSTYLQTERWQRLLAVQERLVILLPGSIEEVRDRGFAYARLDYLRPALEDLERYLGDCPDAEDATVVESQLHELRQRTQHNDGD
- the murJ gene encoding murein biosynthesis integral membrane protein MurJ, which produces MNLFRALLTVSGFTLLSRVTGLARETLIARAFGASQYTDAFYVAFRIPNLLRRISAEGAFSQAFVPILAEFKNSQGHDATKALVDATSTVLAWALAIMSLLGVLFASGVVFVVASGLAHEGQAYALAVTMTRIMFPYIIFISLTSLASGVLNTYKNFSLPAFAPVLLNVAFIGAAVFVAPRLQTPVYALAWAVIVGGVLQFIVQLPGLKKIDMIPRIGLNPLKALAHRGVKRVLAKMVPAMFAVSVAQISLIINTNIASRIGPGAVSWINYADRLMEFPTALLGVALGTILLPSLSKAHVDADPHEYSSLLDWGLRVTFLLAAPSAIALFFFAEPLTAVLFHYGKFDGNSVVMVSRALAAYGVGLIGLILIKILAPGFYAKQDIKTPVKIGVVVLVLTQLSNYVFVPIFAHAGLTLSVGLGACGNALLLFLGLRKRGIYMPSNGWLKFFVQLLGACLVLAGAMHWLAISFDWIGMHNRPVDRMVLLGACLVLFAALYFGMLWLMGFKYAYFKRRVK
- the rpsT gene encoding 30S ribosomal protein S20 encodes the protein MANSAQARKRARQAAKANSHNSALRSKFRTAIKAVRKAIDAGDKAKAAEIFLASSKTIDIIADKKIVHKNKAARHKSRLAAAIKGLQAPAAQ
- a CDS encoding DUF3579 domain-containing protein translates to MAEEAPTEYFIQGITSKGKRFRPSDWSERLAGVMACFGPGAKKGPNAYMQYSLYVRPTMIGDLKCVILDSRLRDIEPMAFDFVLNFAKDNDLVVTEACELQLEHAAPLEKRHII
- the argF gene encoding ornithine carbamoyltransferase produces the protein MTAKKIRHYLQFKDFSLDDYEYVLERARILKRKFKSYETYHPLHDRTLAMIFEKNSTRTRLSFEAGIFQLGGHAVFMSTRDTQLGRGEPIEDAAQVISRMVDIIMIRTFGQDIIQRFAENSRVPVINGLTNEYHPCQVLADIFTYFEHRGPIRGKTVAWVGDANNMLYTWIEAAQILGFKLRLSTPPGYKLDRAMVAAESAPFYEEFDDPNEACAGADLVTTDVWTSMGFEAENEARKKAFADWCVDADMMARANADALFMHCLPAHRGEEVSAEVIDGPQSVVWDEAENRLHVQKALMEYLLLGKLNH